From the Toxoplasma gondii ME49 chromosome VIIa, whole genome shotgun sequence genome, one window contains:
- a CDS encoding hypothetical protein (encoded by transcript TGME49_202760) translates to MEDAKLQAIHDHLSAKKQERGRRGGLGTGARASRSEPPPPAPAGDGHVYFSDDDERDGKQGSRKQEKTEGPTESSGETLSPTSPLYAFFVRGGTLAPSVPAEQETLGKKSRRDSPPNPQAASSSAVGPGGGSAKKRKEAPASSRKRNMPEAVPDQRGSEDESEKKSKRKKKRSAFVEQDTEAEQVRCVSAAKPEEGERNQDSSEDEPDASFSASSCVQLSGLPLLRLSLSRAGAAPSSLRSFALQDVLSHLLQVERVTTCGASAGNAKQGKPKAFLIVGGSGHVDRVLLEVGGNREKLKKATLRHISGLLQLESGESGHLNGTFLRVSSDVAEDEEPCLSGSFQASTFILPKKGEVTLYGFALP, encoded by the exons ATGGAGGACGCGAAGTTGCAGGCGATCCACGACCATCTTTCTGCgaaaaagcaggagagaggccgCAGAGGAGGCCTCGGAACAGGCGCGCGCGCTTCGAGAAGCGAACCGCCGCCTCCTGCGCCGGCGGGGGACGGCCATGTCTACTTCAGCGAtgacgacgagagagacggcaaacaaggaagcagaaagcaggagaaaacagaaggccCCACAGAGTCGTCAGGAGA GACGCTGTCTCCGACGTCTCCACTCTacgccttcttcgttcgcgGAGGCACTCTTGCTCCCTCTGTCC CTGCTGAGCAGGAGACGCTTGGGAAGAAGTCGCGTCGAGACTCTCCACCGAATCCGCAGGCGGCGAGTTCGTCGGCTGTGGGGCCTGGAGGAGGGTCtgcaaagaagcgaaaggaagcgccggcgtcgtcgaggaaACGCAACATGCCGGAGGCGGTTCCTGACCAACGcgggagcgaagacgagagcgagaagaagtccaagaggaagaagaaacgcagtgCTTTCGTAGAGCAAGACACCGAGGCAGAGCAGGTCcggtgtgtgtctgcagcgAAGCcagaggagggagagcgaaACCAAGACTCATCTGAAGACGAACCTGAtgcttcgttctctgcgtcgtcttgcGTGCAACTCTCAGGCCTTCCTCTGTTGCGCCTGTCGCTCTCCCGAGCTGGTGCGGCACCTTCATCGCTTAGGTCGTTTGCTCTGCAAGACGTTCTGAGTCACCTTCTGCAGGTCGAGCGAGTCACAACTTGCGGGGCGTCTGCAGGAAATGCCAAGCAAGGGAAACCGAAGGCGTTTCTCATCGTGGGAGGCTCGGGTCATGTCGACCGCGTCCTTCTTGAAGTTGGTGGAAACAgggagaaactgaagaaagcTACGCTCCGTCACATCAGTGGACTTCTCCAGTTGG aaagtggagagtcTGGTCACCTGAATGGAACTTTCCTGCGAGTCTCATCTGACGtagcagaagacgaagaacctTGTCTTTCAGGATCGTTCCAG GCGTCGACTTTCATCTTGcccaagaaaggagaagtgACTCTCTACGGATTTGCGTTGCCGTAA
- a CDS encoding RNA recognition motif-containing protein (encoded by transcript TGME49_202770), with amino-acid sequence MPDRRSRSRSRSPRRDDTREERKRKKRTGWDVGAEEGATPTIPGLAGTGLAGLGVTALAQQNNLLMQNFQNKAMCRIYVGSLDYYLTELEIKSVFQAFGTIVSVDMPKEGDRSKGFCFVEYASPEAAEMALSTMQNFVLKGRTIKVGRPTAVGTGGQQLQRPAMMMPTVGSVGAAGGLTSMAGTSPGSMVNSAQAGAAAATAILAGRTGAADPSNLAGLLSTSQTAVLTPEQQQMQQQLLQQQQQMANNRVYIGNVPFGFSSEDLKKIFVVFGPILSCQLLPSQENPQQHRGYGFIEYATADAAKLAIETMNGFEVAGKQLKVNFATAMRNSPVVATPLAASLLPSMAGLPGASPLTAGLVPGDRPAAGALGATAVGGLAGLGAPAAASPAAPAPGLSPATSTGTGASAPAINGRSQSGDRDGEEKEEEDLPPAPAPADIRSPVVLLSNMVTPSEVDGELKDEVREECSKFGSIKRVEVHTLKETVRIFVEFSDLSGAREAIPSLHGRWFGGRQIIANTYDQELFHQGEYEA; translated from the exons ATGCCAGATCGCAGGTCTCGTAGCAGGAGTAGAAGCCCTCGACGGGATGACACCCGCGAAGAG agaaagcggaagaagcggacaGGATGGGATGTTGGCGCGGAGGAAGGAGCGACGCCAACAATACCTGGCTTGGCTGGGACAG GTCTTGCCGGTTTGGGCGTCACCGCTCTTGCTCAACAGAACAATTTGCTGATGCAGAACTTCCAAAACAAGGCT ATGTGCAGGATTTATGTGGGCAGCTTGGACTACTACTTGACGGAGTTGGAGATCAAGAGTGTTTTCCAG GCTTTCGGCACCATTGTCTCGGTGGATATGCCGAAGGAAGGCGACCGCAGCAAGggcttctgcttcgttgAATATGCTTCGCCGGAAGCGGCTGAGATGGCTCTGTCGACCATGCAGAACTTTGTCTTGAAAGGACG GACCATCAAAGTTGGCCGACCTACCGCCGTGGGAACTGGTggccagcagctgcagcgacCGGCTATGATGATGC CGACTGTCGGCTCCGTGGGTGCTGCTGGAGGCCTGACGAGCATGGCAGGAACTTCGCCAGGTTCGATGGTGAACAGCGCGCAGGCGGGCGCCGCTGCGGCGACGGCCATTCTGGCGGGGCGGACCGGCGCTGCCGACCCCTCCAACTTAG CGGGGCTTCTATCAACAAGTCAGACGGCTGTCTTGACACCTGAGCAGCAGCAGatgcagcagcagcttcttcagcaACAGCAGCAGATGGCGAACAACCGAGTATACATCGGCAACGTTCCTTTTGGATTCTCCTCGGAAGACCTCAAA AAaatcttcgtcgtcttcggcCCGATCCTCAGTTGCCAGTTGCTGCCATCGCAAGAAAATCCTCAACAACACAGAGGCTACGGATTCATCGAATATGCGACGGCGGACGCCGCGAAGCTGGCGATCGAAACGATGAATGGTTTCGAAGTCGCTG GCAAGCAGCTGAAGGTGAACTTTGCGACGGCGATGCGGAACAGCCCTGTAGTGGCGACTCCTCTCGCGGCCAGTCTGCTTCCCTCCATGGCAGGTCTTCCGGGGGCCTCGCCCCTGACCGCGGGTCTCGTCCCCGGAGACAGGCCTGCCGCCGGGGCCTTGGGCGCGACCGCGGTCGGAGGCCTCGCGGGCCTGGGGGCCCCCGCCGCAGCCTCGCCCGCGGCCCCGGCGCCGGGGCTGTCTCCTGCGACGAGTACGGGGACAGGGGCGTCTGCGCCTGCCATCAACGGCAGGAGtcagagtggagacagagacggcgaagagaaggaagaggaagatctCCCTCCGGCGCCTGCGCCTGCGGACATTCGGAGCCCCGTGGTGCTGCTCAGCAACATGGTGACGCCGAGCGAGGTCGACGGCGAACTGAAAGACGAG gTGCGCGAGGAGTGCTCCAAGTTTGGCAGCATCAAACGCGTGGAAGTTCACACGTTGAAGGAGACTGTTCGCATCTTTGTCGAGTTTTCGGATCTCTCTggagcgcgagaggcgaTCCCGTCTCTCCACGGCCGGTGGTTTGGAGGCCGACAAATCATCGCAAACACCTACGATCAAGAACTTTTCCATCAGGGCGAATACGAGGCCTGA
- the ROP25 gene encoding rhoptry kinase family protein ROP25 (encoded by transcript TGME49_202780~Signal peptide predicted by SignalP 2.0 HMM (probability 0.764) with cleavage site probability 0.634 at residue 53~Predicted trans-membrane domain (TMHMM2.0):9-29:35-53), with protein sequence MAGYQPSAAWPVASFPSASLPLTSFSSFVARVARQFLLFCLISIFASAWSVLATDATGEEGEAVDDGSADASNDAEVWLRRQDYSSSGLHIPQAIAEHDREGESPLFDSERITRTQSQQRWVSELGRQPSQVSESLPYGGMKAGSFGGYETFRPDKLEAVWDRGTAATELHRSGGARASVNPAAAAAGSAGGSTDVYRDEKGEGKRTERDGRNREESARVSREGEIQFSTGWEAEADPEPAWRVETRRSEQGNASQWTEEKPQHSSSNGTQKATASSRWGASPHSDASLRPPQESSWPSLLPPAGRPQPPAPSPTHLPSLLPGTPWPSTPFALDPRARLLNYRNEGHALRDVYDEEEGELSDTESLHRAHRLSLEGPRYGFRAGSYAPRRRENDAGDLYGEVSATIELPETNPSAVYPNQHGEGLPDFASAPRTNVHLPPQLGRSGVDPDQVRAAQLRLANLAGHTGHTPGDGSSSYGASRDEVPARRDQVQGRGGPSLLPGALRAGFDPSAGLVSLQYPGVSAFRRPGVLGAASSQGPAKSLLVEGAPQQRQFGASGFAQTPSLLSSSPFLDAFMHNRGGLNLGAQLFATQQVLSGPAGMWGSAGSSEGEADKWWREQDGWVWPELPSLSATDLEAGVKDISGHAQMVRVEAHLVRSQVNAGNALGLYIHQGKRYELLDVEGRLAPMTAIRGKVLGFGAYGVVVELVDVSASGAHRRSSPSSTDATAGEFGGTAVNSGSPSASNSGNKVSTSGNKVSSSGTTAANVEAEPGQLSSAEREGEPAAKVDGDAASEAGGPPREHTERSSRIPGKRASGAVEKSGGSGIEPRGDSARVSRSVTYAAKIMYWAKAKTSAKPEEVRQTLEGFVHEELEAFKLLRETGISDSDLFQKHGLVVPQSVRRVAKLPTLLRASPALFPDTPLFFHNQLIMFPALKCSLDMLAQDRFTREGLRVLVRSLVRLVAGLHALGFSHNDVKPQNFLVGGDGGLFLGDFAYLAPIDEVQDCNKGFTVDYSSPELMACALKNGRMSMGPERDSWAVGVSAYRLACRNRFPFLLDRKFNAKSDPRLIATHIANLKETDLETSRCGTEDRVVMSIVLRLLHPDLSKRATVDQLVHEPFFQD encoded by the coding sequence ATGGCGGGCTACCAGCCGAGCGCCGCGTGGCCCGTGGCTTCGTTTCCCTCAGCCTCGCTTCCCTTgacctcgttctcctcttttgtTGCGCGCGTCGCCcgccagtttcttctcttctgtctgatTTCCATTTTCGCGAGTGCATGGTCTGTGCTGGCAACGGACGcgactggagaagagggagaagccgTCGACGACGGGTCGGCGGACGCGTCGAACGACGCTGAGGTGTGGCTGCGTCGGCAAGACTACTCATCATCGGGTCTTCACATTCCGCAAGCTATCGCAGAGCatgacagagaaggcgagtctCCGTTGTTCGATTCAGAGCGCATCACGCGAACGCAGTCCCAGCAGCGCTGGGTTTCCGAGCTCGGGCGCCAACCTTCCCAGGTGTCAGAAAGTCTCCCGTATGGGGGGATGAAAGCAGGTTCGTTTGGAGGGTACGAAACGTTTCGACCCGACAAGCTGGAGGCCGTCTGGGACAGAGGAACCGCGGCAACCGAGCTGCACCGGTCTGGAGGAGCTCGCGCTTCTGTGAACCCTGCGGCTGCAGCCGCAGGCTCGGCGGGCGGCTCGACAGACGTTTATCGCGacgaaaaaggcgaaggGAAACGCACGGAAAGAGACGGACGAAATCGGGAGGAATCAGCGCGAGTCAGCCGCGAGGGGGAGATCCAGTTTTCCACGGGGTGGGAGGCCGAAGCAGACCCAGAGCCTGCCTGGCGGGTCGAGACACGTCGTTCGGAGCAGGGGAACGCGTCCCAGTGGACCGAGGAGAAGCCGCAGCACTCGAGTTCAAACGGCACTCAAAAGGCGACGGCCAGTTCCCGCTGGGGTGCCTCGCCTCACTCGGACGCTTCCCTCCGACCTCCCCAAGAGAGCTCCTGGCCCTCGCTCCTGCCGCCCGCTGGACGTCCCCAGCCGCCGGCTCCGAGCCCCACGCACTTACCCAGTCTCTTGCCCGGGACCCCGTGGCCCTCGACGCCTTTCGCCCTCGACCCCCGCGCGCGCTTGCTGAACTATCGAAACGAAGGGCATGCGCTGCGCGACGTgtacgacgaggaagaaggcgagctCTCCGACACAGAGTCTCTGCACCGCGCGCATCGACTGAGCCTCGAAGGGCCTCGGTACGGCTTCCGCGCAGGGTCGTATGCGCCGCgcaggcgagaaaacgacgcaggCGATCTCTACGGGGAAGTCTCAGCGACGATCGAGCTTCCGGAGACAAACCCCAGCGCCGTGTACCCGAACCAGCACGGAGAAGGACTTCCCGACTTCGCATCTGCCCCCCGCACAAATGTCCACTTGCCTCCGCAACTCGGCCGAAGTGGCGTGGACCCCGACCAAGTCCGCGCCGCCCAGCTCCGACTCGCGAACTTGGCTGGACATACTGGACATACACCAGGGGACGGGTCTTCGAGCTACGGGGCTTCCCGCGACGAGGTTCCCGCGCGTCGCGACCAGGTGCAAGGTCGTGGAGGCCCAAGTTTGCTGCCTGGGGCTCTGCGCGCGGGGTTCGACCCTAGTGCAGgtcttgtgtctctgcagtatccgggcgtctctgcgtttcggCGTCCCGGTGTTCTGGGCGCCGCGAGCTCCCAAGGCCCGGCGAAGTCGCTGCTGGTGGAGGGCGCGCCCCAGCAGCGGCAGTTTGGAGCCTCAGGTTTCGCCCAAACCCCCAGCCTCCTGTCCTCGTCGCCGTTTCTGGACGCTTTCATGCATAACCGGGGTGGGTTGAATCTCGGGGCGCAGCTGTTCGCGACGCAGCAGGTTCTGTCGGGGCCTGCGGGGATGTGGGGTTCTGCCGGCAGCTCTGAAGGTGAGGCAGACAAATGGTGGCGCGAACAGGACGGGTGGGTATGGCCGGAGTTGCCTAGCCTGTCGGCGACGGACCTCGAGGCCGGCGTCAAAGACATCTCTGGACATGCCCAGATGGTTCGTGTCGAGGCGCACCTGGTCAGGTCCCAGGTCAATGCAGGCAACGCTCTTgggctgtacatacaccaggGGAAGCGGTACGAGCTCCTGGACGTCGAGGGGCGTCTCGCCCCCATGACGGCCATTCGCGGGAAGGTTCTCGGCTTCGGCGCGTACGGGGTCGTCGTGGAGTTGGTCGACGTCTCGGCTTCTGGAGCTCACCGCCGCAGCTCGCCAAGTTCCACAGACGCGACTGCTGGTGAGTTCGGGGGCACCGCCGTCAACTCGGGGAGTCCGTCTGCGTCGAACTCTGGGAACAAGGTCTCGACCTCGGGGAACAAGGTCTCGAGCTCGGGGACCACCGCGGCGAACGTGGAGGCAGAGCCCGGGCAGCTGTCCAGTGCCGAGCGCGAGGGCGAACCCGCGGCGAAGGTCGATGGGGACGCGGCGAGCGAGGCCGGCGGACCGCCCAGAgagcacacagagaggagcagcagaaTCCCGGGGAAGCGCGCGTCGGGGGCcgtggagaagagcgggGGTTCGGGGATCGAGCCGCGGGGCGACAGCGCGCGAGTCAGCCGCTCCGTGACTTATGCCGCGAAGATTATGTACtgggcgaaggcgaagacatCTGCGAAGCCGGAGGAAGTGCGACAGACACTTGAAGGCTTCGTACACGAGGAGTTGGAGGCGTTCAAACTgctcagagagacaggcatcTCCGACAGTGACCTGTTCCAGAAACATGGACTCGTAGTCCCGCAGAGCGTGCGACGCGTGGCGAAGCTGCCGACGCTGCTGCGCGCGAGCCCCGCGCTCTTCCCAGACACTCCGCTGTTCTTCCATAACCAGCTGATTATGTTCCCCGCGCTCAAGTGCTCGCTGGACATGCTGGCGCAAGACCGCTTCACGCGCGAGGGTCTCCGGGTGCTCGTTCGCAGCCTCGTGCGCCTGGTTGcggggctgcatgcgctcggcTTCAGCCACAACGACGTCAAGCCCCAGAACTTCCTCGTCGGCGGAGATGGCGGCCTGTTCCTGGGAGACTTCGCGTACCTCGCGCCAATCGACGAGGTCCAGGACTGCAACAAAGGCTTCACGGTCGACTACAGCTCACCCGAGCTCATGGCCTGCGCGCTGAAGAACGGACGGATGTCCATGGGTCCCGAACGCGACTCGTGGGCAGTCGGCGTGAGCGCGTACCgtctcgcatgcagaaacaggttccccttcctcctcgaCCGAAAGTTCAACGCAAAGTCCGACCCAAGACTCATCGCCACACACATCGCCAAcctgaaagagacagaccTCGAAACCTCCCGCTGCGGAACTGAAGACCGAGTTGTGATGTCCATCGTCCTTCGACTCCTTCACCCCGACCTATCGAAACGCGCAACTGTCGACCAACTCGTCCACGAACCTTTCTTCCAAGACtag
- a CDS encoding 3' exoribonuclease family, domain 1 domain-containing protein (encoded by transcript TGME49_202750~Signal peptide predicted by SignalP 2.0 HMM (probability 0.916) with cleavage site probability 0.234 at residue 39): MAAASSFSSSGSSSLSSSASSASSASSASSASSATGAAACRGRGLLCGAELLYLEEGVACNVREDGRACVEVRPSQVETFALPKCSASAIVRSSENTVLCGVSMQLARPTAAPDEGEVFLTVDCSAALGVGGVGGGVALESFGLGEGSSNSSLQALLSDMVLSAVDKKKLCLVPGKLIWRVFVDCMVLKAGGCLLDAVSLAVHAALRTTVLPCVFVDEEEGEEGDGALGQISIQCDEREAAGECFPVEDIPIIVTVGEIANRYVWDMTSNEESACVCRLLVAVSPRGHKCVGVQKLGASLIDISTLPTVMVNSQRVCREIFERLERQIASQKTKKNSQQLSAFMRSMADL; the protein is encoded by the exons ATggctgcagcttcttctttctcttcttccggctcgtcgtctttgtcttcctctgcgtcttctgcctcttctgcgtcttctgcctcttctgcgtcttctgcaaCGGGGGCGGCGGCTTGCCGCGGCAGAGGACTGCTGTGCGGGGCCGAGCTGCTTTATCTGGAGGAGGGCGTTGCCTGCAACGTTCGCGAAGACggccgtgcatgcgtcgaagTCCGGCCCAGCCAAGTGGAAACGTTCGCTCTCCCAAAATGCTCCGCGTCTGCGATTGTCCGAAGCAGCGAAAACACCGTTCTCTGCGGCGTCTCG ATGCAGCTGGCGCGCCCCACAGCGGCTCCTGATGAGGGCGAAGTTTTTCTCACTGTGGACTG CTCCGCGGCCTTGGGCGTCGGCGGAGTTGGAGGCGGCGTCGCGTTGGAATCCTTTGGGCTCGGCGAAGGCAGCTCCAACAGCAGCCTCCAGGCGCTCCTGTCGGACATggttctctctgcagtgGACAAGAAGAAGCTCTGCTTGGTGCCGGGGAAACTCATCTGGAGAGTCTTCGTCGACTGCATG GTGCTCAAGGCCGGGGGCTGTTTGCTCGACGCCGTGAGTCTCGCTGTCCATGCAGCTCTTCGGACGACCGT GTTGCCATGTGTGTTCgtggacgaagaagaaggcgaggaaggcgatgGCGCCTTGGGTCAGATTTCTATCCAGTGTGACGAAAG AGAGGCGGCCGGCGAGTGTTTCCCCGTGGAGGACATCCCCATCATCGTCACAGTTGGCGAG ATTGCAAATCGGTATGTATGGGACATGACCAGCAACGAAGAGTCTGCGTGCGTCTGTCGGCTTCTCGTCGCGGTCTCTCCCCGCGGTCACAAATGCGTCGGCGTTCAAAAACTCGGAGCTTCTCTCATTGACATATCCACTCTTCCGACTGTCATGGTG AACTCACAGCGCGTATGTCGGGAGATTTTCGAGCGCCTCGAGAGACAAATTGCGTCtcaaaaaacgaagaaaaataGTCAGCAGCTTTCAGCTTTCATGCGGAGTATGGCGGACCTCTGA